From the Quercus lobata isolate SW786 chromosome 6, ValleyOak3.0 Primary Assembly, whole genome shotgun sequence genome, one window contains:
- the LOC115950892 gene encoding RING-H2 finger protein ATL54-like, which translates to MELHHRKLHPGQMPPRPPLPGPQGPPPVTSLQRQPPPTPLRSSSGPASYSHSQKDLFEISLIVTACMVCGVLLVGIMFAIKRSCDSRRNRRIRRRNAPILFDTQEDFFDEDHGPVIDHPIWYINSVGLQQSIIDSITLCKYRKDEGLIDGTECSVCLSEFEEDESLRLLPKCSHAFHVPCIDTWLRSHKNCPLCRAPIVSDSAGSQVGAAVPNLSAPGSSQETQLENAENQSGVESNQVGSGGTSESQAGDVDIGALPIADGRCAEISMKNLHNSSGGNCHSRVLSNLADNQRVVEQEMQPMRRSVSLDSSSASMIYLAVANVVTDQESSKAQLVPVKSSRKSFVAKRDSETSSIYKLMKSSSIGRSLQKGPVSMKRSFSSTRKSRHCTSSSSSSILPM; encoded by the coding sequence ATGGAGCTTCATCATAGAAAACTGCATCCTGGCCAAATGCCACCACGACCACCATTACCAGGGCCACAAGGACCACCACCAGTAACATCGTTACAAcgacaaccaccaccaacaccactaCGGTCTTCTTCGGGTCCTGCAAGTTACAGTCATAGCCAAAAGGATTTATTTGAAATCAGTTTGATTGTCACAGCTTGTATGGTTTGTGGAGTTCTTTTGGTTGGGATTATGTTTGCAATTAAGAGGAGTTGCGACTCGAGGAGGAATAGAAGAATAAGGAGAAGAAATGCACCAATACTTTTTGATACCCAAGAAGATTTTTTTGATGAAGATCATGGACCTGTGATTGACCACCCCATATGGTACATCAACTCCGTTGGTCTCCAACAATCTATTATTGATTCTATCACGCTTTGTAAGTATAGAAAAGATGAGGGGTTGATAGATGGGACGGAGTGCTCTGTTTGCTTGAGTGAgtttgaagaagatgaaagtcTTAGACTTTTGCCTAAGTGTAGCCATGCTTTTCATGTTCCTTGCATAGATACATGGTTAAGATCACACAAGAATTGTCCATTGTGTCGTGCCCCTATTGTTAGTGACAGTGCTGGTTCTCAGGTAGGTGCAGCTGTGCCTAATTTGAGTGCTCCGGGTTCAAGCCAAGAAACCCAGTTAGAGAATGCTGAAAACCAGAGTGGAGTGGAAAGCAATCAAGTTGGAAGTGGTGGGACTAGTGAAAGTCAGGCTGGTGATGTTGATATTGGTGCTTTACCAATTGCGGATGGTAGATGTGCTGAAATATCAATGAAAAATTTGCATAATTCTAGCGGTGGGAATTGTCATTCTCGAGTACTAAGTAATTTGGCTGACAATCAACGAGTTGTAGAACAAGAAATGCAACCAATGAGGAGGTCGGTTTCGCTGGATTCTTCTTCTGCCTCAATGATTTATCTTGCTGTAGCTAATGTTGTTACTGACCAAGAAAGTTCAAAGGCTCAATTAGTACCCGTAAAAAGTTCGAGAAAAAGTTTTGTTGCTAAGAGGGATAGCGAAACTTCAAGCATATACAAACTGATGAAAAGTTCTTCAATTGGGCGTTCTCTGCAGAAGGGGCCGGTTTCAATGAAAAGGTCTTTTTCGTCCACTAGGAAATCCAGACATTGCACAAGTTCAAGTTCGAGCTCAATCCTTCCCATGTGA